The following proteins come from a genomic window of Miscanthus floridulus cultivar M001 chromosome 2, ASM1932011v1, whole genome shotgun sequence:
- the LOC136537163 gene encoding ACT domain-containing protein ACR8-like, with product MEWLDEYEKLVIRMNTPRVVIDNVVCPTATLVQVYSVRKRGLLLEAVQVLADLDLSINKAYISSDGRWFMDVFHVTDRLGRKLTDDSVITYIQQSLGTWNEPSRPAALEGLTVLELTGADRTGLISEVFAVLADMQCSVVDARAWTHRDRLACVVFLRGEELAAGTDDDRVVRILARLGHLLRGDGEAPGAVAAVPAAGVTHADRRLHQLMAADLDRATSFPELSPAVSVQSWAERGYSVVTVLCRDRPKLLFDVVCTLHDMDYVVFHGTVDTAGDRARQEFYIRRADGSPIRSEAERERLNQCLQAAIERRSQKGVRLELCTPDRPGLLSEVTRTFRENGLLVAQAEVSTKGDLASNVFYVTDAAGKAADQSAIDAVRERVGADCLVVSEEPRRACACTCVRVPSGPRGATWIKKLKQISSLKLWRAMVRVHSASASSQGLGLGAAGPGPVAPPPDHQPAAARPRRVHGISEQPPEVFTIWMKSLVLNGSGFTVYDSAGSIVYRVDNYGARRAADVCLMDVAGNVVLQILKKKVTKVIN from the exons ATGGAGTGGCTGGATGAGTACGAGAAGCTGGTGATCCGGATGAACACGCCTCGGGTGGTCATCGACAATGTCGTCTGCCCCACGGCCACGCTGGTGCAG GTGTACAGCGTCAGGAAGAGAGGGTTGCTGCTGGAGGCCGTGCAGGTGCTCGCCGACCTCGACCTCTCCATCAACAAGGCCTACATCTCCTCCGACGGACGCTGGTTCATGGACGTCTTCCACGTCACCGACCGCCTCGGCCGCAAGCTCACCGACGACAGCGTCATCACCTACATCCAGCAG TCTCTGGGGACGTGGAACGAGCCGTCGCGGCCGGCGGCGCTCGAGGGGCTGACGGTGCTGGAGCTCACGGGAGCCgaccgcacggggctcatctccGAGGTGTTCGCCGTGCTGGCCGACATGCAGTGCAGCGTGGTGGACGCGCGCGCGTGGACGCACCGCGACCGCCTCGCGTGCGTCGTCTTCCTCCGCGGGGAGGAGCTGGCTGCGGGCACGGACGACGACCGCGTGGTGCGCATCCTCGCCCGCCTCGGCCACCTCCTCCGCGGCGACGGGGAAGCCCCGGGCGCCGTGGCCGCCGTCCCTGCCGCGGGCGTCACGCACGCCGACCGCCGCCTCCACCAGCTGATGGCCGCGGACCTCGACCGCGCGACCTCGTTCCCGGAATTGTCCCCGGCCGTGTCCGTGCAGAGCTGGGCCGAGCGTGGGTACTCCGTGGTCACCGTGCTGTGCCGTGACCGGCCCAAGCTGCTGTTCGACGTCGTGTGCACGCTCCACGACATGGACTACGTCGTGTTCCACGGCACCGTCGACACGGCGGGCGACCGCGCTCGACAGGAGTTCTACATCCGCCGCGCCGACGGGAGCCCCATCCGGTCCGAGGCCGAGAGGGAGAGGCTCAACCAATGCCTCCAAGCCGCCATAGAACGGAGATCACAGAAG GGCGTGAGACTGGAGCTGTGCACGCCGGACCGGCCGGGGCTGCTGTCCGAGGTGACGCGGACCTTCCGCGAGAACGGGCTGCTCGTCGCGCAGGCGGAGGTGTCGACGAAGGGCGACCTGGCCTCGAACGTGTTCTACGTGACCGATGCGGCTGGCAAGGCGGCGGACCAGAGCGCCATTGACGCCGTCAGGGAGAGGGTCGGCGCGGACTGCCTCGTCGTGAGCGAGGAGCCCCGGCGTGCATGTGCATGCACCTGCGTGCGTGTGCCATCTGGACCCAGAGGTGCCACGTGGATTAAAAAATTGAAACAAATAAG CAGCTTGAAGCTGTGGAGGGCGATGGTGAGGGTGCACTCCGCGTCCGCGTCGTCGCAGGGGCTCGGCCTCGGCGCGGCCGGACCCGGACCCGTCGCTCCTCCACCTGATCATCAGCCAGCGGCGGCACGGCCACGGCGGGTGCACGGGATCAGCGAGCAGCCGCCGGAGGTGTTCACCATCTGGATGAAGTCGCTGGTTCTCAACGGCAGCGGCTTCACCGTGTACGACTCCGCCGGGAGCATCGTCTACCGCGTCGACAACTACGGCGCCCGCCGCGCCGCCGACGTCTGCCTCATGGACGTCGCCGGCAACGTCGTCCTACAGATACTCAAGAAGAAGGTGACCAAAGTTATTAATTAG